The Desulfallas thermosapovorans DSM 6562 nucleotide sequence CTCGGGTTCTAAAACGAATGCCCGGGCCAGGCTGACCCGCTGTGCCTCGCCTCCGGACAAATGCAGCGGCTTGCGGTGGCGCAAGGCGGTTATGCCGAACCGCTCCAGCCAGTAATCCACCCGGCGCTGCCTTTGGGCCCCGGTGATACCCCTGAAATACATGCCCTGGGCGACGTTATTGAACACTGTGGTATTTAACAAAAGCGGTTCCTGAAACACCACGGCCATACGGCGACGAAAGTCCAGGCTGTTTTTACCCGTCACCTTCTCCCCCCGGAAAAATACCTCCCCGGATGTGGGAGGCTCCAGCAAAGCCAGCACTTTTAAAAAGGTGCTCTTGCCCGCTCCGTTGGGGCCAATCACCGCCAGGCGTTCCCCTCTCTCCAGATGGAAATCATCGATTTGTAAAATAGTTTTGTTATCCTTTACCAGTACCACGTCTTTTAAAGCTAGCATAGGGTTTACTCCCTTGAGTGTTTGTTACCGGTCTAATTTTAAAGCTAATTTTATATTCGGTGTAAGGGTTAAGTCAAGCTAATACACCGGTTACCAATGTATTTATATTAACAGCATAGCCATAATGGCACAAATGGTTGTTAACATGATGGAAATAACAAAGGCTGTTTTAATCACCTGGCTTTCTATACCCAGCGCATCTATGGTGGCAGCGGCGTTTTGCAATTTAGCCGGGGAAATTACACTTGCCAATCCCCCACCGATGGCGGTTGCCGCAATAACTATCAAAGAATCAACATTAAGCATTTCCGAAGTTAACAGGTGGTATTTTGTAAACATGGCAATGGTTGATGCCTCACTGCCGCTGACAAAACCCCCGAACAACCCCAGGTAACTGCTGATGAACGGGTACAGGGGACCGAAGGTGTTTGCCGACGCCTGGGCTAATACCGCAATCATATTTGAGTTGGGGTTGGTAATCTCCCAAACAACACCTGTATCCTGCATCCCTGAATTATTAAGCACAAAGGCAGTGGCAAAAAACACACCCGCTGCAAAAGTCGGCCTTGGAGCCCGCGCCAGCCATTTGGAACAGGTTTCCTTGATGGCTTTACCTGAAGGTTTGATAATTAAAAATGATAGAACCGTACTTATAAACACCCAGGTGTAGGCGTTCCAGAGCAATCTTGTTTTAATGGTCTGGCCCGGAATTATTGAGACTGCCGTGGTAATGCCGTTAAAAAGCAGGTCAAATATGGGTTTATAAAAGTTGATCACCAACAACAAGGTAACCAGGATCAACCAGGGAGAAAGGGCCTTTAACAGAGACATTTCTTTTTCCGTGTTTAGATCTTCTGCGGTTAGTTTGGACCGGTCAATAATTGGCTGGCCGGTGACCCGTAAATAGGCAAGCATTACTAAAATTGTGCACATTCCTGCAACCACGCCTGTTAATACAACTCCTGAACTCAGAAAAGGAATATGACTCATGGCAATGGCGGCACCGCCATTGGTCAAGCCGGCCAGTACACACGGTACAAGCCCTTCCTTGACTAACTTGAACCGGCCTACGATATATAGCATACCGAATCCAATTACGGTGGATATTACCGGTAGAAATATTGAAATCACCCTGGCCGACTCCACCAGTGAAGTACCTGTCAAGTCGCCAATAATAACCAGAGCGGAACCCAGTAGTGCATAAGTGCACAGGGCATCAAAACCAATTGCCGGCAAGGCAATGGCCACAAAGGTGGAGTACCCCATAGCCAGCAAAATGGGGGGCAAAATAGATACCGGAGTGGCACCAATAGATACCAGAAGGGTCCCCGCACCTACACAGAGCAGCATAATCTGAACTGGTTTATCAGTTGGAGCCAGTGTTTTGATGAATACCACTATTCTTTGCAGAGCACCGGTAGCCTGCATAAAGGTAATTTGAAAAATTGAGGCGAAGACCATAATGGAAACAGGGAAGGAAGAGATAAAGCCGGCAAGGCTGGATTTAAGACTAACTTCAAGAGAGGTGTTAAAAAAAATTAAAGCTATCATGATAGTTAACACCCAACCTACCGTACCACTGACATCTGCTGCAAATTGTTTTCTAACCATTAAATATACAATAGCCATAATGGGAAAAAGCGTTAAAAAGACCAGCAAACCCATAATATACCATCCTTCCATGCTACAATGATGTTGTTTTAAGCAGCTAATTACTTATTATACTAAAAAAATAAAATTCAGCAATAATATTATTTAATTAGAGATTATAAGTGGATTTCGCACGGGTTTTTTAAACCGCCTTTAATAGATATACTTTAGATTAGATGCTCTATATAAAAAAACAGGACCGGGTTTGACCGGTCCAGTTATATTTCCTCAAATTGAATATGTTTTTAACTCCGTTGAACTCCATTACCGGAACACTAAATTCCCTTGACATTAAACTTTTCACCTAAGCGCTGGCCCGTGAACTGCGGCGTCCTGCACCGGCACCCGACAGTTCTTCCATAAACACGGCCAAATCACCGGGCGGCAGCGACTGCGGCCCGTCGGAAAGGGCGTGTTCCGGAGCCGGGTGCACCTCCAGCATCAGGCCGTCGGCACCGGCGGCCAGGGCGGCCCGGGCCACGGGCAACACCAGCTCCCGGCGGCCGGTGCCGTGGCTGGGGTCGGCAATCAGGGGCAGGTGGGAGATATTTTTCACCGCCGCCACGGCATTGATATCGAAGATATTCCGGGTGTAGGTTTCAAAGCCCCGGATACCCCGCTCGCACAAAACCACCTGCTGGTTACCTTCGGCCAAAATGTATTCCGCGGCCAGCAGCCATTCCTCCAGCGTGGCGGAAAAGCCCCGCTTGAGCAGCACGGGGTAACCCACCCGGCCCACTTCCTTTAATAACCCGAAATTCTGCATATTCCGGCTGCCGATTTGGATCATGTGGGCGTAACGGCATACCTCGGACAGGTGCCGCACGTCCGTCACCTCGGTGATCACCGGCATACCGGCCACCCGCCCGGCTTCGGCCAGTATACGCAAACCATCGGCACCCAGGCCCTGGAACGAATAGGGCGAGGTGCGGGGCTTGTATGCTCCGCCCCGCAGCATCCGGACCCCCATCCGCTTCAGCCGGCAGGCCAGATTGACCATCATTTCCTCGTTTTCCACGGCACACGGCCCGGCTATTACCACCGGGGTTTTACCCCCGATCAGGCAATCCCCCACCTGCACCACGGTATTATCGGGCTTACTTTCCCTGCTCACCAGTTTATAAGGCGGCAATTTGGTTCACCTCCACCCCGGTCAGGGCCTTTTTCAAATCCCGCACCCGCCGGCTAACCGCTTCCACCATGCCGGGCTCACCGGCATGCCGGGCGATGATATTTACCAGCGCGCTGCCCACCACCACGGCATCGCAGTACCGGGCCACACCGGCGGCCTGCCGGGGATGGGCGATACCGAAACCCACCGCCAGGGGTAGCGGTAATGGCATGGTCATATTAAAACCCCCTTGGCCTGTACTATAAACTCTTTAATTTTGTCTATATCCTTGTGCCCGCCGGTTTCCACCCCGCCGGAAACGTCCACGGCATAAGGTTTGACAAGCTTTACGGCAGCCCGCACATTGGCGGCGTTAAGTCCCCCGGCCAGTATCACGGGTTTGGGGCAATCTATATTTTGCAGTATCCCCCAGTCAAAGGCCTCCCCCGTACCCCCGTAAATACCTTCTTTATAAGTATCGAATAAATAAGCATCGGCATTGCAGCGGGGCCACCGGGGCAAACCCCGGCCACCGCCCACCCGCAGGGTTTGGATTACCGGCAGGTTATGGTAAGGCGATTTACTGAAATTATTGTTGATCTCGTCGTCACCGCTTAATTGTATGGCGGTGAGCCCGCAATACGCGGCTATGTCAGCAACTTCCGCCGGGGGTGTGTTGACGAACACCCCCACCCGGGCCACAAAGGGGGGCAAATGTTGAATAATCCCCCGGGCAACCTCCGGTGTTACCTGGCGGCGGCTGGTGGCGAAAACAAATCCCAGGGCATCCGCACCGGCCTCCACCGCCGCCAGGGCGGTGGGGGTGTCCGTAATGCCGCAGATCTTTACCCTTACCCTGCGCCCCAAAGCCGCATCCGGGACGGATGCACTGGTTTTTAGCCGATTACACCGGCCTGCAGTCATGGGCCGGTCACCCCCCGGCCATCCCGGAGAGCACCCATCTCCCCCCGGGGAAACGCCGCCACGCCCTGCAGGGCGGCTGCACCCGCGCGCAGGTCACCGGAGGCCATCAGCGCCTCGCCCACCAGCACGGCATCCACCCCGCAGGCGGCCAAGCGCAACACATCGGCCCGGGTTTTAATACCGCTTTCGCTAACCACCACCACGCCGGGTTTATCTATATATTTAATAAGTTCCGCCGTTACCTCCAAATCCACCTGGAAGGTGCGCAAGTCCCGGTTGTTAATGCCGACAACCACGGCACCGCTTTTCATGGCCCGCCTGATTTCCCCGGGAGTGCGGGTTTCCACCAGCGCCTCCATACCCAGCCGGTGGACAAGATCGATATATTCACCCAGCATAGCGCCGGTGAGCACCCCGGCCAGCAACAGCACGGCATCCGCGCCCAGCAGCCGGGCCTCGTAAATTTGGTATTCGGAGATAATAAAGTCCTTGCGCAACAGGGGCAGTTTAGTGATTCGCCGGGCTGTGGCCAGGTACTCCGGCGCACCACCAAAAAACTGCCGGTCGGTTAGTATGGAAATGGCCGCCACCCCGGCATCCCGGTAGGCCCGCACCGCCGCTGCCGGGTCGAAATCCGCTTTAATAACGCCCCGGGAGGGGGATTGTCTTTTCACCTCGGCAATCAGCGCCACCCGCCCGGTTTTCAGCGCAGCGGCGAAATCACGACCTGCCGCCCGGGGTGCCGGCGGTGTATCCGCGATCCGTTCCTGAATTTCCCTTAATGGCAACCGCCGCCGGCTTTCCGCCACTTCCTCCCGTTTATGTTGTAATATTCGAGTTAACATGTCACCGCCCGCAGGTAATGTCGTTGTATTCATAGCCCGGCCACCCTGTCCTTTTTGCACCCGGTGGTAAAACGGATCATGGCCTCCAATTTATCCCGGGCCAATCCCCGGTCAATAGACCGGGCCGCCAGTTCCACACCGGTGGCAAAATCACCGGCCAGCCCGGTGGCCATGAATCCCAGGGAGGCATTCATCACCACCGCATCCCGGCGGGGGCCGGTTTCACCGGCTAAAATGCGCTTTACAATGACTGCATTTTCCTCCGGAGTGCCACCGGCCAAATGCTCGATACCCGCCTGTTGAAAACCGTAATCCAAAGGGTTAATGGTATATTCTTTTATATCGCCATTATTAACCTCGCCAACCATGGCCGGACCGGCCGGGGACATTTCATCCAGCCCGCCGGCACCGTGCACCACGAAGGCCCGCTCCACCCCCAGGCGCGGCAGCACCTCGGCCATTACATGCACCAGTGCGGGGCTGTAAACCCCCAGCACCTGGGCGCGAGCCCCGGCCGGGTTGGTCAACGGGCCAAGGATGTTGAATACCGTCCGGAAACCCAACTCCCGGCGCGGGCCGGCGGCGTGTTTCATAGCCCCGTGCAGTGCCGGGGCGAACAAAAAGGCTATGCCCACTTCATCCAGGCAGGCCGCCACCTCGTCCGGCTCTAAATCAAGATTCACCCCCAACGCCTCCAGCACATCGGCACTGCCGCAGCGGCTGGAAACGGAACGGTTGCCGTGTTTGGCCACCTTGACACCCGCCCCCGCCAGCACCAGCGCGGCAGCGGTGGAAATGTTGAAGGTACTGGCACCGTCACCGCCGGTACCACAGGTATCCACCAGCAAGGGATGCTTTGCCCGCACCGGTGTGGCCTTGCTGCGCATTACCCGGGCAAAACCGGTGATTTCGGCGGTGGTTTCACCCTTTAACTTGAGGGCCGTAAGCAGTCCTGCAATCTGGGCCTGGGTAGCCCGGCCGTCCATAATTTGTTCCATGGCCTGCATGGCCTCGGACTCGCTAAGGTGTTGCCCGGCCACTACCTTTTGCAACAATTCTTTCAACACTAAGCTCTCCTCCTCTCAGCTCGTAAACATACCTCAATGCCCAAATATTACCGATTGCTCGCCAGGCTATGTCACGTGAGTTAATAAAATTACTTTAAACTAGTTTAAGCCCGGCCCCTTTAAAAAGTTGGCCAGCAGTTCCATGCCGTATTCGCTGAGCATGGATTCGGGGTGGAACTGCACCCCCTCCACCGGTAAACTGCGGTGCCTCAGACCCATGATCTCCCCCTCTTCGGTCCAGGCGGTCACTTCCAGGCAATCCGGCAGTGTTTCCCTTTCCACCACCAGCGAGTGATAACGCACTGCTTTAAAGGGTGAGGGCAGGCCGTTAAATAACGACTTACCGTCGTGGTGGATCAAGGATATTTTGCCGTGCATAGGCGCTGCAGCCCTTACCACCCTGCCCCCGAAAGCATGGCCAATGGCCTGCAAGCCAAGGCACACCCCCAGTATAGGCCACTGACCGGCACAATCCCGCACAGCCTGCAGTATAATGCCGGCCTCGCCGGGCCGTCCCGGTCCCGGGGATAAAACCAGGTAATCGGGCTTGAGTTCTCGCACCTGGGCAACGGTAATGGCATCGTTGCGCCGCACCATCACCGTCTCTCCCAGCATGGACAGGTATTGAGCCAGGTTATAGGTAAATGAATCGTAATTATCAATCATCAGCAGCATGATGCAACCAGCCTTTCCCTTGGAACGTATGATAAACGCAAAAAACCGGCACTCAAATGAGCGCCGGTCAAAATATGCCCGTCGTCACTCATCTCAGCTCAACTCATCTCCAATCAAAAAATTAATAAAAAATCCACTCTGCTAAACTCATCTAAAGGCTAAACTTATAGTCACAGTATTTTTTTACTATTCAGTTGATAGAGTGACTATACTACTTCTGGCCACGGTTGTCAATAACCTTTTTCTTTATTTTTATTCCCTACCCCCAGTTATGCGAAAAAGATTTAACCGTACTAATTCCTGCCTGTGTGATCCA carries:
- a CDS encoding phosphoribosylanthranilate isomerase, encoding MTAGRCNRLKTSASVPDAALGRRVRVKICGITDTPTALAAVEAGADALGFVFATSRRQVTPEVARGIIQHLPPFVARVGVFVNTPPAEVADIAAYCGLTAIQLSGDDEINNNFSKSPYHNLPVIQTLRVGGGRGLPRWPRCNADAYLFDTYKEGIYGGTGEAFDWGILQNIDCPKPVILAGGLNAANVRAAVKLVKPYAVDVSGGVETGGHKDIDKIKEFIVQAKGVLI
- a CDS encoding tryptophan synthase subunit alpha, coding for MTMPLPLPLAVGFGIAHPRQAAGVARYCDAVVVGSALVNIIARHAGEPGMVEAVSRRVRDLKKALTGVEVNQIAAL
- a CDS encoding L-lactate permease — protein: MGLLVFLTLFPIMAIVYLMVRKQFAADVSGTVGWVLTIMIALIFFNTSLEVSLKSSLAGFISSFPVSIMVFASIFQITFMQATGALQRIVVFIKTLAPTDKPVQIMLLCVGAGTLLVSIGATPVSILPPILLAMGYSTFVAIALPAIGFDALCTYALLGSALVIIGDLTGTSLVESARVISIFLPVISTVIGFGMLYIVGRFKLVKEGLVPCVLAGLTNGGAAIAMSHIPFLSSGVVLTGVVAGMCTILVMLAYLRVTGQPIIDRSKLTAEDLNTEKEMSLLKALSPWLILVTLLLVINFYKPIFDLLFNGITTAVSIIPGQTIKTRLLWNAYTWVFISTVLSFLIIKPSGKAIKETCSKWLARAPRPTFAAGVFFATAFVLNNSGMQDTGVVWEITNPNSNMIAVLAQASANTFGPLYPFISSYLGLFGGFVSGSEASTIAMFTKYHLLTSEMLNVDSLIVIAATAIGGGLASVISPAKLQNAAATIDALGIESQVIKTAFVISIMLTTICAIMAMLLI
- the aroF gene encoding 3-deoxy-7-phosphoheptulonate synthase: MPPYKLVSRESKPDNTVVQVGDCLIGGKTPVVIAGPCAVENEEMMVNLACRLKRMGVRMLRGGAYKPRTSPYSFQGLGADGLRILAEAGRVAGMPVITEVTDVRHLSEVCRYAHMIQIGSRNMQNFGLLKEVGRVGYPVLLKRGFSATLEEWLLAAEYILAEGNQQVVLCERGIRGFETYTRNIFDINAVAAVKNISHLPLIADPSHGTGRRELVLPVARAALAAGADGLMLEVHPAPEHALSDGPQSLPPGDLAVFMEELSGAGAGRRSSRASA
- a CDS encoding energy-coupling factor ABC transporter ATP-binding protein, whose protein sequence is MLALKDVVLVKDNKTILQIDDFHLERGERLAVIGPNGAGKSTFLKVLALLEPPTSGEVFFRGEKVTGKNSLDFRRRMAVVFQEPLLLNTTVFNNVAQGMYFRGITGAQRQRRVDYWLERFGITALRHRKPLHLSGGEAQRVSLARAFVLEPEVVFLDEPFSALDFSTRLELLEELGALLANTGVTTVFVTHDFNEIPYLTDKVAVIDQGNMVYKGGLKELLAGEVTVPAVQRLLEPFKRSGLIPG
- the trpC gene encoding indole-3-glycerol phosphate synthase TrpC; the protein is MNTTTLPAGGDMLTRILQHKREEVAESRRRLPLREIQERIADTPPAPRAAGRDFAAALKTGRVALIAEVKRQSPSRGVIKADFDPAAAVRAYRDAGVAAISILTDRQFFGGAPEYLATARRITKLPLLRKDFIISEYQIYEARLLGADAVLLLAGVLTGAMLGEYIDLVHRLGMEALVETRTPGEIRRAMKSGAVVVGINNRDLRTFQVDLEVTAELIKYIDKPGVVVVSESGIKTRADVLRLAACGVDAVLVGEALMASGDLRAGAAALQGVAAFPRGEMGALRDGRGVTGP
- the trpD gene encoding anthranilate phosphoribosyltransferase — translated: MLKELLQKVVAGQHLSESEAMQAMEQIMDGRATQAQIAGLLTALKLKGETTAEITGFARVMRSKATPVRAKHPLLVDTCGTGGDGASTFNISTAAALVLAGAGVKVAKHGNRSVSSRCGSADVLEALGVNLDLEPDEVAACLDEVGIAFLFAPALHGAMKHAAGPRRELGFRTVFNILGPLTNPAGARAQVLGVYSPALVHVMAEVLPRLGVERAFVVHGAGGLDEMSPAGPAMVGEVNNGDIKEYTINPLDYGFQQAGIEHLAGGTPEENAVIVKRILAGETGPRRDAVVMNASLGFMATGLAGDFATGVELAARSIDRGLARDKLEAMIRFTTGCKKDRVAGL
- a CDS encoding anthranilate synthase component II translates to MLLMIDNYDSFTYNLAQYLSMLGETVMVRRNDAITVAQVRELKPDYLVLSPGPGRPGEAGIILQAVRDCAGQWPILGVCLGLQAIGHAFGGRVVRAAAPMHGKISLIHHDGKSLFNGLPSPFKAVRYHSLVVERETLPDCLEVTAWTEEGEIMGLRHRSLPVEGVQFHPESMLSEYGMELLANFLKGPGLN